The Rhodopseudomonas palustris genome window below encodes:
- a CDS encoding AMP-binding protein, translating to MIDKAPDKAPSYVCGVSDAPLLGITIGQALDLAAQRWPDREALVSPSHDVRWSWREFGQRVDALAAGFLALGLERGARIGVWSMNRPEWTLTQFAAAKAGLILVTINPAYRLSELEFALAKVGCAALVTATAFKTSAYMEMLNTLIPELSRAQPGALQSARLPQLRAVIQIGGPKCPGTIAFDEVAAMGGDRHREAIARLASELQFDDAVNIQFTSGTTGSPKGVTLTHHNILNNGYFVGRAMKLTEQDRICIPVPLYHCFGMVMGNLASVTCGATMVYPGEGFDPLATLQTASNEKCTALYGVPTMFIAELDHPDFAKFDLSSLRTGIMAGAPCPVEVMRRVNDQMNMREVTIAYGMTETSPVSFQSAVDDPEERRVSTVGRIHPHVEVKVVDLEGRIVPRGARGELCTRGYSIMLGYWDEAEKTADVLDAAGWMHTGDLAVIDDEGFCNIVGRIKDMVIRGGENLYPREIEEFLYRHPKIQDVQIFGVADHRYGEELCAWVRVRPGETLTADEIRTFCQGQIAHNKIPRYVEFVDEFPMTVTGKIQKFVMREKVEEKLGLVAAKTA from the coding sequence GTGATCGACAAAGCTCCCGATAAAGCTCCCAGCTATGTGTGCGGCGTCTCCGACGCGCCGCTGCTCGGCATCACCATCGGACAGGCGCTCGATCTGGCGGCGCAGCGTTGGCCGGATCGCGAGGCGCTGGTGTCGCCGAGCCACGACGTGCGCTGGAGCTGGCGCGAGTTCGGCCAGCGCGTCGATGCGCTGGCGGCGGGCTTTCTGGCGCTCGGGCTGGAGCGCGGCGCGCGGATCGGCGTGTGGTCGATGAACCGGCCGGAATGGACGCTGACGCAATTCGCCGCGGCGAAAGCCGGGCTGATCCTCGTCACCATCAATCCGGCCTATCGGCTCAGCGAACTCGAATTCGCGCTCGCCAAGGTCGGCTGCGCCGCTCTGGTCACCGCCACCGCGTTCAAGACCTCGGCCTATATGGAGATGCTGAACACGCTGATCCCGGAGCTTTCGCGCGCGCAGCCCGGCGCGCTGCAATCGGCCAGGCTGCCGCAGTTGCGCGCGGTGATCCAGATCGGCGGCCCGAAATGCCCGGGCACCATCGCGTTCGACGAAGTGGCCGCGATGGGCGGCGACCGCCACCGCGAGGCGATCGCGCGGCTCGCCTCCGAATTGCAGTTCGACGACGCCGTCAACATCCAGTTCACCAGCGGCACTACCGGCTCGCCCAAGGGCGTGACGCTGACGCATCACAACATCCTCAACAATGGTTACTTCGTCGGCCGCGCGATGAAGCTCACCGAGCAGGACCGGATCTGCATTCCGGTGCCCTTGTATCACTGCTTCGGCATGGTGATGGGCAATCTCGCCTCGGTCACTTGCGGCGCCACCATGGTGTATCCCGGCGAGGGGTTCGATCCGCTGGCAACGCTGCAGACGGCATCGAACGAGAAATGCACCGCGCTGTACGGTGTGCCGACGATGTTCATCGCCGAGCTCGATCATCCGGACTTCGCAAAATTCGACCTGTCGTCGCTTCGCACCGGCATCATGGCGGGCGCGCCGTGCCCGGTCGAGGTGATGCGCCGCGTCAATGATCAGATGAACATGCGCGAGGTGACGATCGCCTACGGCATGACCGAGACCAGCCCGGTCAGCTTCCAGAGCGCGGTCGACGACCCGGAGGAGCGGCGCGTTTCAACGGTGGGCCGCATCCATCCGCATGTCGAGGTCAAGGTGGTGGATCTCGAAGGCCGCATCGTGCCGCGCGGCGCGCGCGGCGAACTCTGCACCCGCGGCTACAGCATCATGCTCGGCTATTGGGACGAGGCGGAAAAGACCGCCGACGTGCTCGACGCCGCCGGCTGGATGCACACCGGCGATCTCGCGGTGATCGACGACGAAGGCTTCTGCAACATCGTCGGCCGCATCAAGGACATGGTGATCCGCGGCGGCGAGAACCTGTATCCGCGCGAGATCGAGGAATTCCTGTATCGCCATCCGAAGATCCAGGACGTCCAGATCTTCGGCGTCGCCGATCATCGCTACGGCGAGGAACTGTGCGCCTGGGTCCGTGTCCGACCGGGCGAGACGCTGACCGCCGACGAGATCCGCACCTTCTGCCAGGGCCAGATCGCCCACAACAAGATCCCGCGCTACGTCGAATTCGTCGACGAATTCCCGATGACCGTCACCGGCAAGATCCAGAAATTCGTGATGCGCGAGAAGGTGGAAGAGAAGCTCGGTCTGGTCGCGGCGAAGACGGCGTGA
- a CDS encoding NAD-dependent succinate-semialdehyde dehydrogenase encodes MSPTAAARPSDAASSLRDRLKDPSLLREQCFIDGAWTGAGSIAVTNPANGQEIGRIPGLTADDATAAVEAAERAFPAWAKLTAKQRSNIMRKWFELIVANREDLALILTTEQGKPLTEALGEVDIGAAYVEFFAEEARRVYGETIPTQRADARLIAIKQPIGVCAAITPWNFPNSMITRKVSPALAAGCTVVLKPAEETPFSALALAVLAEKAGVPKGVFNIVTGDAPPIGKVFCEHPAVRFVGFTGSTEVGKILYRQSAVGVKKLGLELGGNAPFIVFDDADIDAAVEGAMVSKYRNMGQTCVCANRLYVQDGVYDAFVEKLAAKVKAMTVGDGTQQGVTQGPLINQAAVEKTEKHIADAVSNGARVITGGKRHALGGTFFEPTVLANVRPDALVAHEETFGPLAPVFRFKTEDEVIKLANNSPFGLAAYFYARDIGRVWRVAEALESGMVGVNSGLITTEVAPFGGVKESGLGREGSHHGMDEYVEIKYVMMAGI; translated from the coding sequence ATGTCCCCAACCGCCGCCGCCCGCCCGTCCGATGCCGCCTCGTCGCTGCGCGACCGCCTGAAAGACCCGTCACTGCTGCGCGAGCAGTGCTTCATCGACGGCGCCTGGACCGGCGCCGGGTCGATCGCCGTGACCAATCCGGCCAATGGCCAGGAGATAGGGCGGATTCCCGGCCTGACGGCGGACGATGCGACCGCGGCGGTCGAAGCCGCCGAGCGGGCGTTCCCGGCCTGGGCTAAGCTGACGGCGAAGCAGCGCTCCAACATCATGCGCAAATGGTTCGAGCTGATCGTCGCCAATCGCGAGGATCTGGCGCTGATCCTGACCACCGAACAGGGCAAGCCGCTGACCGAGGCGCTCGGCGAGGTCGACATCGGCGCCGCCTATGTCGAATTCTTCGCCGAGGAGGCCCGAAGGGTCTATGGCGAGACCATTCCGACGCAGCGCGCCGACGCGCGGCTGATCGCCATCAAGCAGCCGATCGGCGTCTGCGCGGCGATCACGCCGTGGAACTTCCCGAACTCGATGATCACCCGCAAGGTGTCGCCGGCGCTGGCCGCAGGCTGCACCGTGGTGCTGAAGCCCGCCGAAGAGACGCCGTTCTCGGCGCTGGCGCTCGCCGTGCTGGCCGAGAAGGCCGGCGTGCCGAAAGGCGTGTTCAACATCGTCACCGGCGACGCGCCGCCGATCGGCAAGGTGTTCTGCGAGCATCCCGCTGTGCGCTTCGTCGGCTTCACCGGCTCGACCGAGGTCGGCAAGATCCTGTACCGGCAGTCCGCCGTCGGCGTGAAGAAGCTCGGTCTGGAGCTCGGCGGTAACGCGCCGTTCATCGTGTTCGACGATGCCGATATCGACGCCGCGGTCGAGGGCGCGATGGTGTCGAAATATCGCAACATGGGCCAGACCTGCGTCTGCGCCAACCGGCTCTACGTGCAGGACGGCGTCTACGATGCGTTCGTTGAAAAGCTCGCCGCCAAGGTCAAGGCGATGACGGTCGGCGACGGCACGCAGCAGGGCGTGACGCAGGGCCCGCTGATCAACCAGGCCGCGGTCGAGAAGACCGAAAAGCACATTGCGGACGCGGTGTCGAACGGCGCCCGCGTGATCACCGGCGGCAAGCGCCACGCGCTCGGCGGCACTTTCTTCGAGCCGACCGTGCTGGCGAATGTGCGGCCGGACGCGCTGGTGGCGCATGAAGAGACGTTCGGTCCGCTGGCGCCGGTGTTCCGCTTCAAGACCGAGGACGAAGTCATCAAGCTGGCGAACAACTCGCCGTTCGGGCTGGCGGCGTATTTCTACGCCCGCGACATCGGCCGGGTGTGGCGCGTCGCCGAGGCGCTGGAGAGCGGCATGGTCGGCGTCAATTCCGGACTGATCACCACCGAAGTAGCTCCCTTCGGCGGCGTCAAGGAATCGGGGCTCGGCCGCGAAGGCTCGCATCACGGCATGGACGAATATGTCGAGATCAAATACGTGATGATGGCGGGGATCTGA
- the murJ gene encoding murein biosynthesis integral membrane protein MurJ: protein MIRPILTVSAGTLSSRLLGFVRDALVAALLGAGAVADAFLLAFQLVNVARRLLTEGALNAALVPAWLRVREHNGPVAAAAFAGRLLGTVALATLLLALLLGVFMPLLIALLAPGFLGHPTLLMAVRDARLMLPYLAFAGPVAVMMGLFNAQGKVGLTAFSPLLFNILLITVTGALLLWHADETRAALILSATVGIAGLLQLSVLVFNGRGERLATPLRVSFDTAMQAFFAKAIPGMIANSGPQLLIVIGAIVASSQPAAVSWLYFANRLIELPLGIVGVAMGSVLVPELARAVRGDDRAALSDAASRGLELALGVALPATLGLIVLSGPIVRVLFEHGAFTAADTAATAQALALLALGLPAQVLAKTWSAAFFAREDTRTPLLATLLALAVALAAALLLGRTFGASGVAVAIALGAWSNAALLLGRGLSRFGVTIDAAARRRVALIVLAAGAMGGLLALKAGFVLPLVAQASTLAQAAALGVLIAGGVIVYAALLMLFGVVRPAAALGALRRPRGLRG from the coding sequence ATGATCCGCCCGATTCTCACCGTTTCCGCCGGAACGCTGTCGTCGCGCCTGCTGGGATTCGTTCGCGACGCGCTGGTCGCGGCGCTGCTCGGCGCCGGCGCGGTGGCGGACGCGTTCCTGCTGGCGTTCCAGCTCGTCAATGTGGCGCGGCGGCTGCTGACCGAAGGCGCGCTGAATGCGGCGCTGGTGCCGGCCTGGCTGCGGGTCCGCGAGCACAACGGCCCGGTCGCGGCCGCCGCCTTTGCCGGCCGGCTGCTCGGCACCGTGGCGCTGGCGACGCTGCTGCTGGCGCTGCTGCTCGGCGTCTTCATGCCGCTGTTGATCGCGCTCTTGGCGCCGGGCTTTCTCGGCCATCCGACGCTGCTGATGGCGGTGCGCGACGCGCGGCTGATGCTGCCTTATCTCGCCTTCGCCGGCCCGGTCGCGGTGATGATGGGGCTGTTCAACGCCCAGGGCAAAGTCGGCCTCACCGCTTTCTCGCCGCTGCTGTTCAACATTTTGCTGATCACCGTCACCGGCGCGCTGCTGCTGTGGCACGCCGACGAGACCCGCGCCGCGCTGATCCTGTCCGCCACCGTCGGCATCGCCGGGCTGCTGCAGCTTTCTGTTCTCGTCTTCAACGGCCGCGGCGAGCGCCTCGCGACGCCGCTGCGGGTGTCGTTCGACACCGCGATGCAGGCGTTCTTCGCCAAGGCGATCCCCGGCATGATCGCCAATTCCGGGCCGCAGCTCCTGATCGTGATCGGCGCGATCGTGGCGTCGTCGCAGCCCGCCGCGGTGTCGTGGCTGTATTTCGCCAACCGGCTGATCGAGCTGCCGCTCGGCATCGTCGGCGTGGCGATGGGCTCGGTGCTGGTGCCGGAACTGGCGCGCGCGGTGCGCGGCGACGACCGTGCGGCATTGTCGGACGCCGCGTCGCGCGGGCTGGAGCTCGCGCTCGGCGTGGCGCTGCCGGCGACGCTGGGGCTGATCGTGCTGAGCGGGCCGATCGTGCGGGTGCTGTTCGAGCACGGCGCGTTCACGGCCGCCGACACCGCTGCGACCGCGCAGGCGCTGGCGCTGCTGGCGCTCGGCCTGCCGGCGCAGGTGCTGGCGAAAACCTGGTCGGCGGCGTTCTTCGCCCGCGAGGACACCCGCACGCCGCTGCTCGCCACGCTGCTCGCATTGGCGGTGGCGCTCGCCGCCGCGCTGCTGCTCGGGCGGACGTTCGGCGCCAGCGGCGTCGCCGTCGCGATCGCGCTCGGCGCCTGGAGCAACGCGGCGCTGCTGCTGGGACGCGGCCTGAGCCGTTTCGGCGTCACCATCGACGCCGCCGCGCGCCGCCGCGTCGCGCTGATCGTGCTCGCGGCCGGCGCGATGGGCGGGCTGCTGGCGCTGAAGGCCGGTTTCGTGCTGCCGCTGGTCGCACAGGCTTCGACGCTGGCCCAGGCCGCCGCGCTCGGCGTCCTGATCGCCGGCGGCGTGATCGTCTATGCGGCGCTGCTGATGCTGTTCGGCGTGGTGCGCCCGGCGGCGGCGCTGGGCGCGCTGCGGCGGCCGCGCGGCTTGCGCGGCTAG
- the trpS gene encoding tryptophan--tRNA ligase — protein MAITQRVFSGVQPTGNLHLGNYLGAIVNFVKLQETHNCIYCVVDLHAITVPVAVWGGPDELRRNTREVTAAFIAAGIDPQKHIIFNQSQVAEHAELAWVFNCVARLGWLNRMTQFKEKAGKDRENASIGLYDYPVLMASDILVYRATHVPVGEDQKQHLELTRDIAQKFNNDFSASIAAQGLGDAYFPLPEPVITGPATRVMSLRDGTKKMSKSDPSDYSRINLTDDADAIAQKIRKAKTDPEPLPTEEKGLEPRPEADNLVGIFAALAGKPKAQVLSEFGGGQFSAFKSNLVDLAVEKLSPIAGEMKRLSADHGYVDSVLASGSDRARVIAAETMTSVKDIMGMVRKKG, from the coding sequence ATGGCCATTACGCAGCGGGTTTTTTCCGGGGTCCAGCCGACCGGCAATCTGCATCTCGGCAACTATCTCGGCGCGATCGTGAATTTCGTGAAGCTGCAGGAGACCCACAACTGCATCTATTGCGTGGTGGACCTGCATGCCATCACCGTTCCGGTGGCGGTCTGGGGCGGCCCGGACGAATTGCGCCGCAACACCCGCGAGGTCACCGCGGCGTTCATCGCCGCCGGCATCGATCCGCAAAAGCACATCATCTTCAACCAGAGCCAGGTCGCCGAACACGCCGAACTCGCCTGGGTGTTCAACTGCGTCGCCCGGCTCGGCTGGCTCAACCGCATGACCCAGTTCAAGGAGAAGGCCGGCAAGGACCGCGAGAACGCCTCCATTGGACTATATGATTATCCGGTGCTGATGGCGTCCGACATTCTGGTCTATCGCGCCACCCATGTGCCGGTCGGCGAGGACCAGAAGCAGCATCTGGAACTCACCCGCGACATCGCCCAGAAGTTCAACAACGACTTCTCCGCCTCGATCGCCGCGCAGGGCCTCGGCGACGCGTACTTCCCGCTGCCGGAGCCGGTGATCACCGGACCGGCGACGCGGGTGATGAGCCTGCGCGACGGCACCAAGAAGATGTCGAAGTCGGACCCGTCGGACTATTCGCGCATCAATCTCACCGACGACGCCGACGCGATCGCGCAGAAGATCCGCAAGGCCAAGACCGATCCGGAGCCGCTGCCGACCGAGGAGAAGGGCCTGGAACCGCGCCCCGAGGCCGACAATCTGGTCGGCATCTTTGCGGCGCTGGCCGGCAAGCCGAAGGCCCAGGTGTTGAGCGAATTCGGCGGCGGGCAGTTCTCCGCATTCAAGTCGAATCTGGTCGATCTCGCAGTCGAGAAATTGTCGCCGATCGCCGGCGAAATGAAGCGGCTGTCGGCCGACCACGGCTATGTCGATTCCGTGCTCGCGTCGGGCAGCGACCGCGCCCGTGTTATCGCCGCCGAAACCATGACGTCGGTGAAGGACATCATGGGCATGGTGCGGAAGAAGGGCTGA
- a CDS encoding adenosine kinase, with amino-acid sequence MSSAQYDVLAIGNALFDVLVRTEDDFLLRHKMTKGGMALIDEAGAAAIYADMGMATEISGGSAANTIVGLASFGARTAYVGKIKDDQIGKLYAHDIRAAGVAFDTKAAADGPATGCSYILVTPDGERTMNTFLGAAQDLRPSDIDEAQIAAAAITYLEGYLWDPPQAKEAFLKASTIAHGAGRKVALTLSDAFCVDRYRGEFLELMRSKTVDLIFANESELHSRYQTSDFDTALKSLAQDVTLGVVTRSEKGCAVVEGDAVTLVPAAKIDQLVDTTGAGDLFAAGFLFGLVRNAGYENAGRLGALAAAEVIQHIGARPLVSLKELAQQHGLPV; translated from the coding sequence ATGAGCTCAGCCCAATACGACGTCCTCGCCATCGGCAACGCGCTGTTCGACGTGCTGGTGCGCACCGAGGACGACTTCCTGCTCCGCCACAAGATGACCAAGGGCGGCATGGCGCTGATCGACGAGGCCGGCGCCGCCGCGATCTACGCCGACATGGGGATGGCCACCGAGATCTCCGGCGGCTCCGCCGCCAACACCATCGTCGGGCTGGCGAGCTTCGGCGCGCGCACCGCCTATGTGGGCAAGATCAAGGACGACCAGATCGGCAAGCTCTACGCCCACGACATCCGCGCCGCCGGCGTGGCGTTCGATACCAAGGCGGCGGCGGACGGACCGGCCACCGGCTGCTCCTACATTCTGGTGACGCCCGACGGCGAGCGCACCATGAACACGTTTCTCGGCGCGGCGCAGGACCTGCGGCCGTCCGATATCGACGAGGCGCAGATCGCCGCGGCGGCGATTACTTATCTCGAAGGCTATCTGTGGGATCCGCCGCAGGCCAAGGAAGCGTTCCTGAAAGCCTCGACCATCGCGCATGGCGCCGGCCGCAAGGTGGCGCTGACACTGTCGGACGCCTTCTGCGTCGATCGCTATCGCGGCGAGTTCCTCGAACTGATGCGTAGCAAGACCGTCGACCTGATTTTCGCCAACGAGTCGGAACTGCATTCGCGGTACCAGACCTCGGATTTCGACACCGCGCTGAAGAGCCTCGCGCAGGACGTCACGCTCGGCGTCGTCACCCGCAGCGAGAAGGGCTGCGCGGTGGTCGAGGGCGACGCCGTCACGCTGGTGCCTGCCGCGAAGATCGACCAGCTCGTCGACACCACCGGCGCCGGCGACCTGTTCGCCGCGGGCTTTCTGTTCGGCCTGGTCCGCAACGCCGGCTACGAGAACGCCGGCCGCCTCGGCGCGCTGGCCGCCGCCGAAGTGATCCAGCACATCGGCGCCCGGCCGCTAGTGTCGCTGAAGGAGCTGGCGCAGCAGCACGGGCTGCCGGTGTAA
- the tsaB gene encoding tRNA (adenosine(37)-N6)-threonylcarbamoyltransferase complex dimerization subunit type 1 TsaB, translated as MLILAIDTALDACAAAVLDTAANRLLARESQPMQRGHAEALMPLLGRVMQASGIGFADLDRIAVTTGPGSFTGLRVGLSAARGIALAADKPIVGLTTLSAFAAPLVSERDDTPILSAIDARHDQVYYQLVSGNGTRLVPPRVGPISEALETVRHGAPRLVGNAAGLLAARWPALTPPAPLIDQQPAPDIFWIAWLGAAATPEAAPARPFYLRAPDAKPQADALARAQPAA; from the coding sequence ATGTTGATCCTCGCTATCGATACCGCGCTCGATGCCTGCGCCGCTGCCGTGCTGGACACCGCAGCGAACCGGCTGCTCGCCCGGGAGTCGCAGCCGATGCAGCGCGGCCATGCCGAGGCGCTGATGCCGCTGCTCGGCCGCGTCATGCAAGCCTCCGGCATCGGCTTCGCCGATCTCGACCGCATCGCGGTGACGACCGGACCTGGTAGTTTCACCGGGTTGCGGGTCGGCTTGTCCGCCGCGCGCGGTATCGCGCTCGCCGCCGACAAGCCGATCGTCGGCCTCACCACGCTGTCCGCCTTCGCCGCGCCGCTGGTCAGCGAGCGCGACGACACGCCGATCCTGTCGGCGATCGATGCGCGGCACGATCAGGTCTACTATCAGCTCGTCAGCGGTAACGGCACGCGGCTGGTCCCGCCGCGCGTCGGGCCGATCAGCGAGGCGCTGGAAACCGTCCGCCACGGCGCGCCGCGGCTGGTCGGCAATGCGGCGGGCCTGCTCGCCGCGCGCTGGCCGGCGTTGACGCCGCCGGCGCCGCTGATCGATCAGCAGCCCGCCCCGGATATTTTCTGGATCGCCTGGCTCGGCGCCGCCGCGACGCCCGAAGCCGCGCCGGCGCGGCCGTTCTATTTGCGCGCCCCGGATGCGAAGCCGCAGGCCGATGCGCTGGCGCGTGCGCAGCCCGCCGCATGA
- a CDS encoding serine hydrolase domain-containing protein, with product MQDGANIDQSLRQMCERGEIPGVVALAGNSSEVIYQGAFGKRDLSKPQPMTTDSVFWIASMTKAITAAAAMQLVEQGKLSLDEPIGKVLPDLAAPLVLDGFDADGTPKTRPAKTAITLRHLLTHTAGFCYDMWNADMVKYMERHGIPGIIGCQEAALKTPLASDPGTRWEYGINIDFAGKAVEAASGVKLDAYLRDHIFAPLGMTDTGFKIGDAQRERLVAVHARGEDGSLSPIPFEVAQEPEFHMGGGGLYGTAADYLKFTQMILNKGRGAGGQVLKPETVALMSQNHIGDLNVNKLESAIPFATNDVDLYPGMDKKWGLSFLINTEATPEGRSPGSLAWAGLANTYYWIDPTRDVCGVILMQVLPFADGKCLEAFAGFERGVYQGLVAGQKAA from the coding sequence ATGCAGGACGGAGCCAACATCGATCAGTCGTTGCGGCAGATGTGCGAGCGCGGGGAGATCCCCGGCGTGGTCGCGCTCGCGGGCAACTCCAGCGAAGTGATCTATCAGGGCGCGTTCGGCAAACGCGATCTGTCGAAGCCGCAGCCGATGACGACCGACAGCGTGTTCTGGATCGCGTCGATGACCAAGGCGATCACCGCCGCAGCGGCGATGCAACTGGTCGAGCAGGGCAAGCTGTCGCTCGACGAGCCGATCGGCAAGGTGCTGCCCGATCTCGCCGCGCCGCTGGTGCTGGACGGCTTCGACGCCGACGGCACGCCGAAGACGCGGCCGGCGAAGACGGCGATCACGCTGCGCCATCTGCTCACCCACACCGCCGGCTTCTGCTACGACATGTGGAACGCCGACATGGTGAAGTACATGGAGCGCCACGGCATCCCCGGCATCATCGGCTGTCAGGAAGCGGCGCTGAAGACGCCGCTGGCGTCCGACCCCGGCACCCGCTGGGAATACGGCATCAACATCGATTTCGCCGGCAAGGCGGTCGAGGCCGCGAGCGGCGTCAAGCTCGACGCTTACTTGCGCGACCACATCTTCGCGCCGCTCGGCATGACCGACACCGGATTCAAGATCGGCGACGCCCAGCGTGAGCGGCTGGTCGCGGTGCATGCGCGCGGCGAGGACGGCTCGCTGTCGCCGATTCCGTTCGAGGTGGCGCAGGAGCCGGAATTCCACATGGGCGGCGGCGGGCTCTACGGCACCGCGGCGGACTATCTGAAATTCACCCAGATGATCCTCAACAAGGGCCGCGGCGCTGGCGGTCAGGTGCTGAAGCCCGAGACCGTGGCGCTGATGAGCCAGAACCACATCGGCGACCTCAACGTCAACAAGCTCGAGTCGGCGATCCCCTTCGCCACCAACGACGTCGATCTGTATCCGGGCATGGACAAGAAGTGGGGCCTGAGCTTCCTGATCAACACCGAAGCGACGCCGGAAGGCCGCAGCCCCGGCAGTCTTGCCTGGGCCGGGCTCGCCAACACCTATTACTGGATCGATCCGACCCGCGACGTCTGCGGCGTGATCCTGATGCAGGTGCTGCCGTTCGCGGACGGCAAATGCCTCGAGGCCTTCGCCGGCTTCGAGCGCGGCGTGTATCAGGGACTTGTCGCCGGCCAGAAGGCGGCCTGA
- the rimI gene encoding ribosomal protein S18-alanine N-acetyltransferase, producing the protein MMTWLAEFWGYADAVVEPATLRDSPKLAQLHAASFHSGWSEEEFADLLSQRNTLVHRLRMGRRIIGFIASRFGADEAEILSVAVASGYRGRGLSRELLLTHLGHLAGHGVAKVFLEVEENNQPARRLYQRAGFEIVGRRERYYRQPDGEQLNALIMRRDLS; encoded by the coding sequence ATGATGACCTGGTTGGCCGAATTCTGGGGTTACGCCGACGCCGTCGTCGAGCCCGCGACGCTGCGCGACAGCCCGAAACTGGCGCAGCTCCATGCCGCGTCGTTTCACTCCGGTTGGAGCGAGGAGGAATTCGCCGACCTTTTGAGCCAGCGCAACACGCTGGTGCACCGATTGCGTATGGGACGTAGGATCATTGGATTCATCGCCTCGCGATTCGGGGCCGACGAAGCCGAAATCCTCTCGGTCGCCGTGGCCTCGGGCTACCGTGGCCGCGGATTGTCCCGGGAACTGCTGCTGACGCATCTCGGCCATCTCGCCGGCCACGGTGTCGCCAAAGTGTTTCTGGAGGTCGAGGAAAACAACCAGCCGGCGCGGCGTTTGTACCAGCGCGCCGGTTTCGAGATCGTCGGACGCCGCGAGCGCTATTATCGCCAGCCCGACGGCGAACAATTGAACGCATTGATAATGCGTCGCGACTTGTCCTAA
- a CDS encoding universal stress protein: MSSQRRSYESGHKPKCLVVVDDTAEWDRAVYYASRWAVRVGGGVVMLRVIEILDQNQQWLGVADVMRAEAIEIAERALDRASGRANGVAGITPERVIREGDTIAQVRKAIDADVDITTLVLAASDGPEGPGPIVTAMVRHLGSFPVPVVVVASSLTDDDIDALT, from the coding sequence TTGAGCAGCCAGCGACGCAGTTACGAATCCGGCCACAAGCCGAAATGCCTGGTCGTGGTCGACGACACCGCCGAATGGGATCGCGCGGTGTATTACGCCAGCCGCTGGGCGGTGCGGGTCGGCGGCGGCGTGGTGATGCTGCGGGTGATCGAGATTCTCGACCAGAACCAGCAATGGCTCGGCGTCGCCGATGTGATGCGTGCCGAGGCGATCGAAATCGCCGAACGGGCGCTCGACCGTGCCTCCGGCCGCGCCAATGGCGTCGCCGGCATCACCCCGGAGCGGGTGATCCGCGAGGGCGACACCATCGCCCAGGTCCGCAAGGCGATCGACGCCGACGTCGACATCACCACGCTGGTGCTGGCGGCGAGCGACGGCCCGGAGGGCCCCGGCCCGATCGTCACCGCGATGGTGCGCCATCTCGGCTCGTTCCCGGTTCCGGTCGTGGTGGTGGCGTCGAGCCTGACCGACGACGACATCGACGCGCTGACCTGA
- a CDS encoding NifU family protein, translating to MFIQTEPTPNPATLKFIPGRVVLDSGTMEFTDRSQAARSPLAERLFDVDGVSGVFYGSDFVTVTKDGGDWQHLKPAILGAIMEHYMSGAPILADGKTDGDAGDEDDEFFAERDAETVEIIKDLIETRVRPAVANDGGDITFRGFKDGIVYLAMKGACSGCPSSTATLQHGIQNLLKHFVPEVVEVRPV from the coding sequence ATGTTCATCCAGACCGAACCCACGCCGAATCCCGCCACCCTGAAATTCATCCCCGGCCGCGTCGTGCTCGACAGCGGCACGATGGAATTCACCGACCGCAGCCAGGCGGCGCGCTCGCCTCTGGCGGAGCGGCTGTTCGACGTCGATGGCGTCAGCGGCGTGTTCTACGGCTCGGATTTTGTCACCGTCACCAAGGACGGCGGCGACTGGCAGCATCTCAAGCCGGCGATCCTCGGCGCCATCATGGAGCACTACATGTCCGGCGCGCCGATCCTGGCCGACGGCAAGACGGATGGCGACGCCGGCGACGAGGACGACGAGTTCTTCGCCGAGCGCGACGCCGAGACCGTCGAGATCATCAAGGATCTGATCGAGACAAGGGTGCGCCCGGCGGTCGCCAATGACGGCGGCGACATCACCTTCCGCGGCTTCAAGGACGGCATCGTCTATCTGGCCATGAAGGGCGCCTGCTCCGGCTGCCCGTCCTCGACCGCGACGCTGCAGCACGGCATCCAGAACCTGCTGAAGCACTTCGTGCCCGAAGTGGTCGAAGTCCGCCCGGTCTGA